A window from Danio aesculapii chromosome 6, fDanAes4.1, whole genome shotgun sequence encodes these proteins:
- the gbp4 gene encoding guanylate-binding protein 4 isoform X2 has product MVGLYRTGKSYLMNRLAGKQTGFALSSRNESRTRGIWMWCMPHPIKAGTTLVLLDTEGLGDVEKGDSKRDTNIFCLAVLLSSTLVYNSCGVLDNRAMEELQYVTELIEHIKVKPDEDAEDCTEFVKFFPRFIWSVRDFTLELKIEGQDITEDEYLEFALKLKHGTSKRVMEYNLPRECIQKFFPSRSCFTFQLPTTPEKMSILESLSPADLSPEFLEVTKRFCKFVFDKSEVKRLKDGHTVTGRVLGNLTKMYVDTISSGAVPCLENAVTAMAQIENEAGTVEGLEVYQSGMEKLKSSFPLGLTQVSLEHQRLSSMATQAFMARSFKDTDGKHLRALEGKISKLFDAYLCQNEQVEMETHCNLLLYMRCKDPLILHVYFFPVNDTRSKEIVEQNERASLSISHPRPDKPFRVKTPHVLEVPGASVYPEEGISFRTDVEPNFFKVRKLQVDDVQMNLVRQKDKMSVWTTTIWKDEFVLLKQVQDELKLNSEIEKKYFFDAHRLAFIERVTNVKSIADKLRDQGIIHKELYSEITQTNVTIEQIMRKIYDSVHSGGRKAKCKFIDILQEEEPCLLEDLIRSDS; this is encoded by the exons ATGGTGGGTCTCTATCGCACTGGGAAGTCCTACCTGATGAACCGGCTGGCTGGGAAGCAAACAG GATTTGCGCTGAGCAGCAGAAATGAATCCAGGACAAGAGGTATATGGATGTGGTGTATGCCCCATCCCATTAAAGCAGGAACCACTCTGGTGCTGCTGGACACTGAGGGACTGGGAGACGTGGAAAAG GGCGACTCAAAGCGTGACACCAACATCTTCTGTCTGGCTGTGCTCCTGAGCAGCACTTTGGTTTACAACAGCTGTGGGGTGCTCGACAACAGGGCTATGGAGGAGCTCCA ATATGTTACTGAACTAATAGAGCACATCAAGGTCAAACCAGATGAAGATGCTGAAGATTGCACTGAGTTTGTAAAGTTCTTCCCTAGGTTCATCTGGTCTGTGAGGGACTTCACCCTTGAGCTAAAGATAGAGGGCCAAGATATAACCGAGGATGAATATCTAGAGTTTGCTCTAAAGCTGAAACATG GCACTTCGAAAAGAGTAATGGAGTATAACCTTCCCAGGGAGTGCATCCAGAAATTCTTCCCATCCAGGTCGTGCTTCACCTTCCAATTACCAACCACTCCAGAGAAAATGTCCATTCTGGAGAGTTTGAGTCCAGCTGACCTCTCCCCTGAGTTTCTGGAGGTCACCAAACGTTTCTGCAAGTTCGTCTTTGACAAGAGCGAAGTGAAGCGACTGAAAGATGGACACACAGTCACTGGCAGAG TTCTGGGTAATCTAACAAAGATGTACGTGGACACCATCTCCAGTGGGGCTGTGCCTTGTCTGGAGAACGCAGTGACGGCCATGGCTCAGATTGAGAACGAGGCCGGAACGGTGGAGGGTCTGGAGGTGTACCAATCAGGAATGGAGAAGCTGAAGAGCTCCTTCCCCCTGGGGCTGACGCAAGTCTCCTTAGAGCACCAACGCCTCAGCAGCATGGCTACACAAGCCTTCATGGCTCGATCATTCAAGGACACTGATGGAAAGCACCTGAGGGCTCTCGAG GGGAAAATCAGTAAGCTCTTTGATGCATACCTGTGTCAAAATGAGCAAGTGGAAATGGAGACACACTGTAATCTTCTCCTCTACATGCGCTGTAAAGATCCTCTCATTCTTCACGTCTACTTCTTCCCAGTGAATGATACTCGCTCTAAAGAAATTGTAGAGCAGAATGAAAGAGCAAGTCTTTCCATCAGCCATCCCAGACCTGACAAGCCGTTTCGGGTGAAAACTCCGCATGTCCTCGAGGTTCCTGGGGCATCTGTCTATCCTGAAGAgggcatttcattcagaacaGACGTCGAGCCAAACTTCTTCAAGGTCAGGAAGCTTCAGGTCGATGATGTACAAATGAATCTCGTCCGACAGAAAGACAAGATGTCTGTATGGACTACCACAATATGGAAAGATGAGTTTGTCCTCTTAAAGCAAGTCCAAGATGAGCTGAAACTGAATTCTGAgattgaaaagaaatatttttttgatgCACACAGATTGGCTTTCATTGAAAGAGTTACAAATGTGAAGAGCATTGCGGATAAACTTCGTGACCAGGGAATAATTCATAAAGAATTATATTCTGAAATCACACAGACTAATGTAACCATTGAGCAGATTATGAGAAAGATTTATGACTCTGTGCATTCAGGTGGAAGGAAAGCAAAATGTAAATTCATTGATATTCTTCAGGAAGAAGAGCCCTGCCTCCTTGAAGACCTGATTCGCTCTGATTCCTAA
- the gbp4 gene encoding guanylate-binding protein 4 isoform X3 codes for MDKPVCLINTDSDGKLCVQPAALQVLQQIQQPVVVVAMVGLYRTGKSYLMNRLAGKQTGFALSSRNESRTRGIWMWCMPHPIKAGTTLVLLDTEGLGDVEKGDSKRDTNIFCLAVLLSSTLVYNSCGVLDNRAMEELQYVTELIEHIKVKPDEDAEDCTEFVKFFPRFIWSVRDFTLELKIEGQDITEDEYLEFALKLKHGTSKRVMEYNLPRECIQKFFPSRSCFTFQLPTTPEKMSILESLSPADLSPEFLEVTKRFCKFVFDKSEVKRLKDGHTVTGRVLGNLTKMYVDTISSGAVPCLENAVTAMAQIENEAGTVEGLEVYQSGMEKLKSSFPLGLTQVSLEHQRLSSMATQAFMARSFKDTDGKHLRALEVG; via the exons ATGGACAAACCAGTGTGTCTGATCAACACAGACTCAGATGGGAAGCTGTGTGTGCAGCCGGCGGCGCTGCAGGTCTTGCAGCAGATCCAGCAGCCGGTGGTGGTGGTGGCCATGGTGGGTCTCTATCGCACTGGGAAGTCCTACCTGATGAACCGGCTGGCTGGGAAGCAAACAG GATTTGCGCTGAGCAGCAGAAATGAATCCAGGACAAGAGGTATATGGATGTGGTGTATGCCCCATCCCATTAAAGCAGGAACCACTCTGGTGCTGCTGGACACTGAGGGACTGGGAGACGTGGAAAAG GGCGACTCAAAGCGTGACACCAACATCTTCTGTCTGGCTGTGCTCCTGAGCAGCACTTTGGTTTACAACAGCTGTGGGGTGCTCGACAACAGGGCTATGGAGGAGCTCCA ATATGTTACTGAACTAATAGAGCACATCAAGGTCAAACCAGATGAAGATGCTGAAGATTGCACTGAGTTTGTAAAGTTCTTCCCTAGGTTCATCTGGTCTGTGAGGGACTTCACCCTTGAGCTAAAGATAGAGGGCCAAGATATAACCGAGGATGAATATCTAGAGTTTGCTCTAAAGCTGAAACATG GCACTTCGAAAAGAGTAATGGAGTATAACCTTCCCAGGGAGTGCATCCAGAAATTCTTCCCATCCAGGTCGTGCTTCACCTTCCAATTACCAACCACTCCAGAGAAAATGTCCATTCTGGAGAGTTTGAGTCCAGCTGACCTCTCCCCTGAGTTTCTGGAGGTCACCAAACGTTTCTGCAAGTTCGTCTTTGACAAGAGCGAAGTGAAGCGACTGAAAGATGGACACACAGTCACTGGCAGAG TTCTGGGTAATCTAACAAAGATGTACGTGGACACCATCTCCAGTGGGGCTGTGCCTTGTCTGGAGAACGCAGTGACGGCCATGGCTCAGATTGAGAACGAGGCCGGAACGGTGGAGGGTCTGGAGGTGTACCAATCAGGAATGGAGAAGCTGAAGAGCTCCTTCCCCCTGGGGCTGACGCAAGTCTCCTTAGAGCACCAACGCCTCAGCAGCATGGCTACACAAGCCTTCATGGCTCGATCATTCAAGGACACTGATGGAAAGCACCTGAGGGCTCTCGAGGTAGGCTAA
- the gbp4 gene encoding guanylate-binding protein 4 isoform X1 encodes MDKPVCLINTDSDGKLCVQPAALQVLQQIQQPVVVVAMVGLYRTGKSYLMNRLAGKQTGFALSSRNESRTRGIWMWCMPHPIKAGTTLVLLDTEGLGDVEKGDSKRDTNIFCLAVLLSSTLVYNSCGVLDNRAMEELQYVTELIEHIKVKPDEDAEDCTEFVKFFPRFIWSVRDFTLELKIEGQDITEDEYLEFALKLKHGTSKRVMEYNLPRECIQKFFPSRSCFTFQLPTTPEKMSILESLSPADLSPEFLEVTKRFCKFVFDKSEVKRLKDGHTVTGRVLGNLTKMYVDTISSGAVPCLENAVTAMAQIENEAGTVEGLEVYQSGMEKLKSSFPLGLTQVSLEHQRLSSMATQAFMARSFKDTDGKHLRALEGKISKLFDAYLCQNEQVEMETHCNLLLYMRCKDPLILHVYFFPVNDTRSKEIVEQNERASLSISHPRPDKPFRVKTPHVLEVPGASVYPEEGISFRTDVEPNFFKVRKLQVDDVQMNLVRQKDKMSVWTTTIWKDEFVLLKQVQDELKLNSEIEKKYFFDAHRLAFIERVTNVKSIADKLRDQGIIHKELYSEITQTNVTIEQIMRKIYDSVHSGGRKAKCKFIDILQEEEPCLLEDLIRSDS; translated from the exons ATGGACAAACCAGTGTGTCTGATCAACACAGACTCAGATGGGAAGCTGTGTGTGCAGCCGGCGGCGCTGCAGGTCTTGCAGCAGATCCAGCAGCCGGTGGTGGTGGTGGCCATGGTGGGTCTCTATCGCACTGGGAAGTCCTACCTGATGAACCGGCTGGCTGGGAAGCAAACAG GATTTGCGCTGAGCAGCAGAAATGAATCCAGGACAAGAGGTATATGGATGTGGTGTATGCCCCATCCCATTAAAGCAGGAACCACTCTGGTGCTGCTGGACACTGAGGGACTGGGAGACGTGGAAAAG GGCGACTCAAAGCGTGACACCAACATCTTCTGTCTGGCTGTGCTCCTGAGCAGCACTTTGGTTTACAACAGCTGTGGGGTGCTCGACAACAGGGCTATGGAGGAGCTCCA ATATGTTACTGAACTAATAGAGCACATCAAGGTCAAACCAGATGAAGATGCTGAAGATTGCACTGAGTTTGTAAAGTTCTTCCCTAGGTTCATCTGGTCTGTGAGGGACTTCACCCTTGAGCTAAAGATAGAGGGCCAAGATATAACCGAGGATGAATATCTAGAGTTTGCTCTAAAGCTGAAACATG GCACTTCGAAAAGAGTAATGGAGTATAACCTTCCCAGGGAGTGCATCCAGAAATTCTTCCCATCCAGGTCGTGCTTCACCTTCCAATTACCAACCACTCCAGAGAAAATGTCCATTCTGGAGAGTTTGAGTCCAGCTGACCTCTCCCCTGAGTTTCTGGAGGTCACCAAACGTTTCTGCAAGTTCGTCTTTGACAAGAGCGAAGTGAAGCGACTGAAAGATGGACACACAGTCACTGGCAGAG TTCTGGGTAATCTAACAAAGATGTACGTGGACACCATCTCCAGTGGGGCTGTGCCTTGTCTGGAGAACGCAGTGACGGCCATGGCTCAGATTGAGAACGAGGCCGGAACGGTGGAGGGTCTGGAGGTGTACCAATCAGGAATGGAGAAGCTGAAGAGCTCCTTCCCCCTGGGGCTGACGCAAGTCTCCTTAGAGCACCAACGCCTCAGCAGCATGGCTACACAAGCCTTCATGGCTCGATCATTCAAGGACACTGATGGAAAGCACCTGAGGGCTCTCGAG GGGAAAATCAGTAAGCTCTTTGATGCATACCTGTGTCAAAATGAGCAAGTGGAAATGGAGACACACTGTAATCTTCTCCTCTACATGCGCTGTAAAGATCCTCTCATTCTTCACGTCTACTTCTTCCCAGTGAATGATACTCGCTCTAAAGAAATTGTAGAGCAGAATGAAAGAGCAAGTCTTTCCATCAGCCATCCCAGACCTGACAAGCCGTTTCGGGTGAAAACTCCGCATGTCCTCGAGGTTCCTGGGGCATCTGTCTATCCTGAAGAgggcatttcattcagaacaGACGTCGAGCCAAACTTCTTCAAGGTCAGGAAGCTTCAGGTCGATGATGTACAAATGAATCTCGTCCGACAGAAAGACAAGATGTCTGTATGGACTACCACAATATGGAAAGATGAGTTTGTCCTCTTAAAGCAAGTCCAAGATGAGCTGAAACTGAATTCTGAgattgaaaagaaatatttttttgatgCACACAGATTGGCTTTCATTGAAAGAGTTACAAATGTGAAGAGCATTGCGGATAAACTTCGTGACCAGGGAATAATTCATAAAGAATTATATTCTGAAATCACACAGACTAATGTAACCATTGAGCAGATTATGAGAAAGATTTATGACTCTGTGCATTCAGGTGGAAGGAAAGCAAAATGTAAATTCATTGATATTCTTCAGGAAGAAGAGCCCTGCCTCCTTGAAGACCTGATTCGCTCTGATTCCTAA